A single Providencia manganoxydans DNA region contains:
- a CDS encoding phage collar protein: protein MFGNLHRIASRYIPQQTALWFRFKNREPDERGHDQNQYHEPVDIRGSWQAVDTQDAQSMGFDSNQVYRRFYTSHDIKGIQRGTSPDYLVFNGKKYDVMGNADWYEQDGWKSVICIEVGAYDG from the coding sequence ATGTTTGGAAATTTACACCGTATCGCTTCCCGCTATATTCCTCAGCAAACAGCCTTATGGTTTCGCTTTAAAAACCGTGAGCCCGATGAGCGAGGGCATGACCAAAACCAATATCATGAGCCAGTGGATATTCGGGGGAGTTGGCAAGCCGTCGATACCCAAGATGCACAATCAATGGGCTTTGATTCAAACCAAGTTTATCGCCGTTTTTATACCTCCCATGATATCAAAGGCATTCAGCGTGGTACGTCCCCCGATTACCTTGTTTTTAACGGTAAGAAATACGATGTGATGGGGAATGCGGATTGGTACGAGCAGGACGGCTGGAAATCGGTGATTTGCATCGAGGTAGGGGCCTATGACGGATAA
- a CDS encoding phage gateway protein, whose protein sequence is MTDNDVDIAIRKQLLRLLTEVGIDIPVKAGFQSTKQGREDNMVMFFSINESGHGWQGRNYNVQGNNANHQENQLSEKTYQVQAFITQLGPYTANDITAIARMVVNSLPFVTTLRKQGIGVQRATSVRQPYFINDQGNYEQNPSFDFNVTFKRSLFPDTAAISALYPDIHRI, encoded by the coding sequence ATGACGGATAATGACGTTGATATTGCCATTCGCAAACAGTTATTACGGCTGCTGACCGAAGTGGGTATTGATATTCCCGTGAAAGCGGGTTTTCAATCCACCAAGCAAGGCCGTGAAGATAATATGGTGATGTTCTTTTCCATCAATGAAAGTGGTCATGGCTGGCAAGGTCGCAATTACAATGTCCAAGGCAACAATGCCAATCACCAAGAAAACCAATTATCGGAGAAAACGTACCAAGTTCAGGCATTCATTACCCAATTAGGCCCATATACCGCTAATGATATTACCGCCATTGCTCGAATGGTTGTCAATTCACTGCCTTTTGTGACCACATTGAGAAAGCAAGGTATTGGTGTACAACGGGCAACATCCGTTCGCCAGCCTTACTTTATTAATGACCAGGGCAACTACGAACAGAACCCCTCGTTTGATTTTAATGTGACGTTTAAACGCTCTCTTTTCCCTGATACAGCTGCCATAAGCGCGCTCTATCCTGATATCCACCGCATATAA